From a region of the Trichoderma atroviride chromosome 6, complete sequence genome:
- a CDS encoding uncharacterized protein (EggNog:ENOG41) has product MALIPTFLRNKTCIPEMDLSGTVHDVWHPHATIESNTTSTRFRKGDKIIAMIPASHALPTGSGALTEYVALPARFAVHKPPQASFADAAGCLLTGMTAHQQVVEAGLRPGHRVLVNAASGGIGTMAVQMARHAVGPEGFVVGICSARNVQLVESLGADVAIDYTQHTNNKNNSLPAHLAQTFHTNPFDAIIDTLGHQSLYANSPAYLAPSGTYSSVGIKPPRLLHPCLPPRRVADEAQRVVAREPLARRRRPSLAGRLDDGADAGASRAHCRDAAAWPDTRSPGQRLALRGRQGGICQAGRAACTR; this is encoded by the coding sequence ATGGCCCTCATCCCAACCTTTTTGCGCAACAAGACGTGCATTCCCGAGATGGACCTCTCCGGCACCGTCCACGACGTCTGGCATCCTCATGCTACTATCGAGTCCAATACTACTAGCACTCGTTTCCGCAAAGGCGACAAAATCATCGCCATGATCCCCGCCAGCCACGCCCTCCCAACCGGCTCCGGCGCGCTCACCGAATACGTTGCCCTGCCCGCCCGCTTCGCCGTCCACAAGCCGCCGCAAGCCTCCTTCGCCGACGCGGCGGGCTGCCTCCTTACGGGAATGACTGCCCACCAGCAAGTCGTCGAGGCTGGCCTCAGGCCGGGCCACCGCGTGCTCGTCAACGCTGCCAGCGGCGGCATCGGCACCATGGCCGTGCAGATGGCTCGCCATGCCGTAGGGCCCGAGggcttcgtcgtcggcatATGCAGCGCCAGAAACGTCCAGCTCGTCGAGAGCCTCGGGGCAGACGTCGCCATCGACTACACCCAGCACACTAACAACAAGAACAACAGCCTCCCAGCACATCTCGCCCAGACCTTCCACACCAACCCCTtcgacgccatcatcgacaCCCTCGGCCACCAATCCCTCTACGCCAACTCGCCCGCCTACCTCGCCCCCTCAGGCACCTACTCCTCCGTCGGCATCAAGCCCCCCCGACTTCTCCATCCCTGCCTTCCTCCGCGCCGTGTGGCAGATGAAGCTCAACGAGTGGTGGCCCGTGAGCCGCTGGctcggcggcgtcggccGTCTCTGGCGGGGCGTCTCGATGATGGAGCCGACGCTGGAGCATCGCGAGCGCATTGCCGAGATGCTGCGGCATGGCCAGATACGCGTAGTCCGGGACAGCGTCTGGCGCTTCGAGGACGTCAAGGAGGCATATGCCAAGCTGGGCGGGCTGCATGCACGCGGTAA
- a CDS encoding uncharacterized protein (TransMembrane:4 (i235-252o258-277i510-532o558-578i)), with amino-acid sequence MDRRHQPLSQPGDQHSHAQDTEGTADETNHVDQDGAEPGPPLLAEGTSSPMAGPRRSQTDPTATLSPIPQTTNRPLTGSSSRPRFFEHVDVDQSPSEGKMAQDTLLREGLLDARPKTAAAKTKSPFSLVAKKYGYSKIAKGKKGNRKSGSGWKAQAEAFIQGLYQRLVLETILRRKPLLPSKDGRHIPLNPSAVDAGGLIDERSDQPYISNFIRSSRYTVYDFVPKQLVFQFSKLGNFYLLIMGILQVIPGLSTVGKYTTIAPLAGFVAFSMAKEGYDDYRRYSLDKAENRSMTWVLAHGVREGRERPRMSVWKNKLKIKRKGNKKRRGADEEDVILQDIEEGALARLDDTNDWMYVQWQHVQVGDIVRLRRDEPVPADMVVLHATGPNGVAYIETMALDGETNLKAKQACPLLADKCDTVDGLRSTHATVVSEDPNLDLYNYVGKVGIDGGETVPLSLSNVVYRGSILRNTSMAIGLVINSGEECKIRMNANKHAHAKKPAMQSTINKMVLAQISIVISLTIGLSIGYLRWHNDTEEKSFYIVDIPVYDASVPFKQIFFGFLIMFGSLIPLSLYISLEVIKIGQLFLLQDVEMYDPVTDTPMIANTTTILENLGQVSYVFSDKTGTLTENLMRFRKLSVAGVVCLHDMDTQDDETAKMKSRAKGKQPVWATSTRMGRGQGGG; translated from the coding sequence ATGGATCGCCGGCACCAGCCGCTGTCTCAGCCGGGCGACCAGCACAGCCACGCCCAAGACACCGAGGGCACCGCAGACGAAACGAACCATGTAGATCAGGATGGCGCTGAGCCTGGCCCACCGCTGCTGGCTGAGGGCACTTCGTCGCCAATGGCTGGCCCAAGACGTTCCCAGACAGATCCAACAGCAACATTATCGCCTATCCCGCAGACTACAAACAGGCCATTGACCGGATCTTCGTCGAGACCGCGGTTCTTCGAGCATGTTGACGTGGATCAAAGCCCATCCGAAGGGAAAATGGCCCAAGACACATTGCTAAGAGAAGGCCTGTTGGATGCCAGACCAAAgaccgccgctgccaagacGAAATCACCTTTCTCGCTCGTCGCCAAGAAGTATGGGTATAGTAAGATAGcaaaggggaagaagggaaatCGGAAGTCCGGATCTGGGTGGAAAGCCCAGGCCGAAGCATTCATTCAAGGTCTCTACCAGAGACTTGTTTTGGAAACCATTCTTCGTCGCAAACCACTGCTGCCCTCCAAAGATGGGCGCCATATTCCTCTTAATCCATCGGCGGTCGATGCCGGTGGTCTGATAGATGAACGCAGCGACCAGCCTTATATTAGCAACTTTATTCGTTCCAGCCGATACACGGTCTATGATTTCGTCCCGAAGCAGCTCGTCTTTCAGTTCAGCAAGCTTGGAAACTTTTACCTCCTTATTATGGGCATTCTTCAGGTAATTCCTGGCCTCAGCACTGTCGGAAAATACACAACAATTGCTCCACTGGCTGGCTTCGTGGCCTTTAGCATGGCCAAAGAGGGCTATGACGACTACCGGCGATATTCACTCGATAAGGCGGAGAATCGCAGCATGACCTGGGTTTTGGCACACGGTGtaagagaagggagagagaggccgCGAATGTCGGTATGGAAGAATAAACTGAAGATAAAGCGAAAAGGCAACAAGAAACGACGCGGAgcagatgaggaggatgtCATTCTGCAAGATATCGAGGAAGGAGCCCTTGCTAGATTGGACGACACGAACGACTGGATGTATGTGCAGTGGCAGCATGTCCAAGTAGGAGACATTGTGCGACTCCGTCGAGACGAACCAGTGCCCGCCGATATGGTCGTGCTTCATGCTACGGGGCCGAACGGCGTCGCATATATCGAGACAATGGCGTTGGATGGCGAAACGAACCTGAAAGCTAAGCAGGCTTGTCCTCTGCTTGCAGATAAATGTGACACAGTGGATGGGCTCCGGTCGACTCACGCTACAGTGGTATCCGAGGATCCCAATCTGGACCTATACAACTATGTTGGGAAGGTCGGCATCGACGGCGGCGAAACCGTACCTTTATCGTTGAGCAATGTCGTCTATCGAGGCTCTATACTTCGAAACACTTCAATGGCCATCGGGCTTGTGATTAACTCGGGCGAGGAATGCAAAATTCGCATGAACGCGAACAAGCATGCGCATGCTAAAAAGCCGGCAATGCAGTCTACAATTAATAAAATGGTCCTTGCTCAGATCTCCATTGTCATCTCTCTCACCATTGGATTGAGTATTGGATACCTCAGATGGCACAACGACACAGAAGAGAAATCTTTTTACATTGTCGATATTCCCGTATACGACGCAAGCGTACCGTTTAAGCAAATTTTCTTTGGGTTCTTGATCATGTTTGGAAGTTTGATTCCGTTATCGCTTTATATCAGTTTGGAAGTTATCAAGATTGGAcagctcttcttgttgcAGGACGTGGAAATGTACGATCCGGTCACAGATACTCCCATGATCGCTAACACCACGACCATCTTGGAGAATCTTGGTCAGGTGAGCTATGTGTTTTCGGACAAAACGGGGACTTTAACAGAGAACTTGATGCGCTTTCGGAAATTGAGCGTTGCTGGTGTTGTTTGCCTTCACGACATGGATACTCAGGACGATGagacagccaagatgaagtcTCGCGCAAAGGGAAAACAGCCGGTTTGGGCGACATCTACTAGGATGGGCCGGGGCCAGGGGGGAGGGTGA
- a CDS encoding uncharacterized protein (TransMembrane:5 (o574-594i624-646o658-679i686-711o731-751i)) produces the protein MKTEELLDYIRRRPNTPFSQKAKQFLLCIALCHTCLPETNESGDIEYQAASPDELALIEAARDLGYVLIDRPAQSIKLQMQDTDGTLQTETYQVLDVIEFTSKRKRMSIIVRMPDNRICVFSKGADNVIMSRLRLNQVAAQKAKDVNRRASVRKTFEQDKAIKRMSSQIVRKSSVRNSFGLARSKSTAGLEGLRRSMSRRSTDLNRLSQAEGVASWLHRRNTEEMTTPRPSTDVLRSPRQSLGRMSSFDYRDYAGDDDDRIDELVAADESMIFERCFQHVDDFAADGLRTLLYAYRYIDEEAYTEWKNQYKEAETSLIDRQERLEIAGGKIEEEFELAGATAIEDKLQEGVPETIDKLMRANIKVWMLTGDKRETAINIGHSARVCKPFSEIYILDASTGKIRDAITTTLTEVGRGMVPHSVIVVDGQTLAVIDADDDLSALFYDLIVRVDSVICCRASPSQKANLVKSIRRCVPKSMTLAIGDGANDIGMIQASHVGIGISGREGLQAARIADFSIAQFRFLQKLLFVHGRWNYIRTGKYVLATFWKETFFYLIQAQFQRFTGYTGTSLYESWSLTVFNSVFTSLPVVLLGIFDRDLQASTLLSVPELYTFGQQRQGFNLRQYLGWMILAVAESFVTFYFMLGAFESILFTEDNTLYAMGTICFSAGVIFINVKLLLLEFHSKTLIPLIGLGLEITGWFVWNLLLSAIYPRTIGPISVRDAFLHAFGDRLSWWTTLFLTLFTLIVIELAVQAIRRVYWPTDQDLMQRIEKDTNSKHILRQYAADGAGDLEKGKAQAQGIELEEIGLQPDLQREEGATLLTERERSVERGQSPQPISSASRRSFQDLGPRRSVRMSHDDYRPPNFMPLAEEREIPYEDAEETRGGA, from the exons ATGAAAACTGAAGAGCTACTTGACTATATCCGTCGACGGCCCAACACCCCCTTTTCCCAAAAGGCTAAACAGTTTTTGCTTTGCATAGCCCTTTGCCATACTTGTTTACCGGAGACCAACGAAAGCGGAGATATCGAATACCAGGCCGCTTCTCCTGATGAGCTGGCTCTTATCGAGGCGGCTCGAGACCTGGGATACGTGCTCATTGACCGTCCAGCCCAGTCCATTAAATTGCAGATGCAAGATACGGATGGGACACTACAGACAGAAACGTACCAGGTACTGGACGTGATTGAGTTCACTAGCAAAAGAAAGCGAATGTCAATCATTGTTAGAATGCCTGACAACCGGATTTGTGTCTTTTCTAAAGGCGCGGATAATGTCATAATGTCTCGTCTCAGGCTTAACCAAGTTGCTGcacaaaaggccaaagatGTCAATCGCCGAGCAAGCGTGAGAAAAACATTTGAACAGGACAAGGCAATCAAACGCATGAGCAGCCAAATCGTTCGAAAGTCTTCAGTTCGCAACAGCTTTGGCCTGGCCCGAAGTAAGTCAACTGCTGGGCTCGAAGGGTTAAGAAGAAGTATGAGCAGGCGGTCTACGGATCTTAATCGGCTCTCACAGGCTGAAGGAGTCGCCTCGTGGCTGCATAGGCGAAATACAGAGGAAATGACAACCCCTCGGCCTTCGACTGATGTGCTACGGAGTCCGAGACAGAGCCTTGGACGCATGTCATCGTTTGACTACAGGGATTacgctggcgatgatgatgatagaATAGACGAATTAGTGGCCGCTGATGAATCGATGATCTTTGAGAGGTGTTTCCAACACGTGGACGACTTTGCCGCAGACGGTTTACGAACACTATTATATGCCTATCGATATatcgatgaagaagcttATACGGAGTGGAAAAATCAGTacaaagaagcagagacTAGCTTAATTGACCGCCAGGAACGCCTCGAAATAGCGGGAGGGAAAATCGAAGAGGAATTCGAGCTTGCTGGAGCTACAGCTATTGAAGACAAGCTCCAAGAAGGAGTTCCGGAGACAATTGACAAGCTGATGCGTGCAAATATCAAAGTCTGGATGCTCACGGGTGACAAGAGAGAAACTGCCATCAATATCGGCCATTCAGCGCGCGTTTGCAAGCCGTTTTCGGAGATATACATCTTGGACGCCTCCACAGGGAAAATACGAGATGCCATAACAACGACGCTTACTGAAGTCGGACGGGGCATGGTGCCTCACTCGGTTATTGTTGTGGATGGACAGACACTGGCCGTGATTGACGCTGATGATGATCTTTCCGCCTTGTTCTACGACTTGATTGTACGAGTTGACTCTGTCATCTGCTGCAGGGCGTCGCCTTCTCAGAAAGCCAATCTGGTCAAGTCTATACGGCGATGTGTGCCCAAGAGTATGACTCTGGCAATTGGCGATGGAGCAAACGACATTGGCATGATTCAAGCTTCACATGTGGGCATAGGAATTTCGGGGCGCGAAGGCCTTCAGGCGGCGAGAATAGCCGATTTCTCGATTGCCCAGTTCCGGTTCCTTCAAAAGCTGCTATTTGTGCACGGTCGATGGAACTACATCCGGACGGGCAAGTATGTCTTGGCCACGTTTTGGAAGGAGACCTTCTTCTACCTCATACAGGCGCAATTCCAGCGCTTCACTGGCTATACGGGCACTTCACTTTATGAATCGTGGAGTCTCACGGTTTTCAACAGCGTGTTCACGTCTCTACCTGTGGTCCTGCTCGGTATTTTCGACAGAGATTTACAGGCGTCGACGCTGTTGTCTGTACCGGAGCTGTATACTTTTGGCCAGCAGAGGCAAGGGTTCAACCTAAGGCAGTATCTGGGTTGGATGATTTTGGCTGTTGCGGAGAGCTTTGTCACGTTTTACTTTATGCTAGGAGCGTTTGAGAGCATTCTGTTTACGGAAGACAATACGCTTTATGCTATGGGCACGATATGTTTTAGCGCTGGTGTGATTTTCATCAATGTGAAGCTGCT GCTTCTTGAGTTTCACAGTAAAACGTTGATCCCGCTTATTGGACTCGGTTTAGAAATCACTGGATGGTTTGTCTGGAACCTGTTGCTTTCCGCTATATATCCGAGAACAATTGGTCCTATATCGGTGAGGGATGCCTTTTTGCACGCTTTTGGGGATCGACTTTCCTGGTGGACGACGCTGTTCCTCACATTATTCACCCTCATCGTTATAGAGTTGGCTGTACAGGCTATTCGCCGAGTATACTGGCCAACCGACCAGGATCTGATGCAGCGCATAGAGAAGGATACCAACTCGAAGCACATATTGAGACAATACGCTGCcgatggagctggagacCTGGAAAAGGGCAAAGCTCAGGCACAGGGCATCGAGTTGGAAGAAATTGGACTACAGCCTGATCTTCAGCGAGAGGAGGGGGCCACGCTGCTGACGGAACGTGAGAGGAGTGTAGAGAGAGGCCAGAGCCCCCAGCCTATCAGCTCAGCTTCGAGGAGAAGCTTTCAGGATTTGGGGCCGAGAAGGTCGGTTAGGATGAGCCACGACGACTATCGGCCGCCGAACTTTATGCCGCTGGCGGAAGAGAGGGAAATTCCGTATGAGGACGCTGAGGAGACAAGGGGCGGTGCGTGA
- a CDS encoding uncharacterized protein (EggNog:ENOG41), whose amino-acid sequence MATEIEQPLALTATVVTPTAPISPTGSMIHHSASSDGTPGSASRPLGSPTSANGQANAARRPPRKSTLTQQQKNQKRQRATQDQLTTLEMEFNKNPTPTASVRDRIAEEINMTERSVQIWFQNRRAKIKMLAKKSLETGEDIDSIPESMRQYLAMQAMESGKGFAGSYMGRTGLIPFGGNNMLFGGDQSAQGKVLIHHLTCRSLSIGKWTRVGQNTMDLIIFYSPDKCTMTYYINNEQAGYKIEYPFSHIKNIWLENADNDMNKLAGIFIELNQPPYFMMDATSSTTGFDYVSDFTEDQQASQCLLHHLGGNPKVLANQLAKLVSLESFMNRHNPHMRQVHPFADPQAISVSAPVSPTLARPSSQPSFGAQPMAMAQQQWGMANMHSAAGMRPPGHKRQRSRSVPGPVDFAMFQNQPMPSFYIQPPGDMGAQHNPNIYAPVPQQPNAAHNLRIDTQAGFGLDMRQYPMSATTASPSEFPPSPGYFTPGPEAGGPLAPSNYSTPYGHAFLSPMVSAEANMPTAISPLPFNGPSEPSIVEHSPPMAMMGRPGSSEMYMGQDSSCAVSDDGVSLNEMYSKHSINMPMHESMHEQMHEQMHEPSPGSYVQHSQADIDMDQLVHFDAVDPSSLSPEAMQSMPR is encoded by the exons ATGGCTACCGAGATAGAGCAGCCGCTGGCTTTGACGGCCACCGTGGTTACGCCAACTGCTCCCATCAGCCCGACTGGATCCATGATTCACCACTCGGCATCTTCAGACGGTACCCCTGGATCTGCTTCTAGACCTCTTGGTTCTCCCACCAGCGCCAATGGCCAGGCCAATGCCGCTCGCCGCCCGCCGCGCAAAAGCACCCTCacccagcagcagaagaaccAGAAGAGACAGAGGGCCACACAAGATCAATTGACGACTCTGGAGATGGAGTTCAACAAAAACCCAACTCCCACGGCTAGCGTCCGCGACAGAATAGCCGAGGAGATTAATATGACTGAGCGATCTGTCCAGATCTGGTTCCAGAACAG ACGAGCCAAGATTaagatgctggccaagaagagtcTTGAAACTGGCGAGGACATTGACTCTATCCCCGAGTCCATGCGGCAATATCTCGCGATGCAGGCAATGGAGTCAGGCAAGGGGTTTGCTGGGAGTTACATGGGCCGCACCGGCCTGATTCCTTTTGGTGGTAACAACAtgctctttggcggcgaccAGAGCGCGCAAGGCAAAGTTT TGATCCATCACCTTACTTGTCGCTCTCTGAGTATCGGCAAATGGACGCGAGTTGGACAAAACACCATggatctcatcatcttctacTCGCCGGACAAGTGCACCATGACCTATTACATCAACAACGAGCAAGCTGGATACAAAATCGAGTACCCCTTCTCCCATATCAAGAACATTTGGCTCGAGAACGCGGACAATGACATGAACAAGCTAGCTGGCATCTTCATTGAGCTCAACCAGCCACCTTATTTCATGATGGACGCAACTTCGTCGACAACGGGCTTTGATTATGTCAGTGATTTTACCGAGGACCAACAGGCGTCTCAGTGCTTGCTTCACCACCTTGGAGGCAACCCCAAGGTCTTGGCCAACCAATTGGCCAAGCTGGTGTCCTTGGAATCTTTTATGAACCGCCACAACCCTCACATGCGCCAGGTTCATCCATTTGCTGATCCCCAAGCCATCTCTGTTTCGGCGCCTGTATCTCCCACGCTAGCTCGACCCTCGTCACAGCCAAGCTTCGGCGCACAgcccatggccatggctcagcagcaatggGGCATGGCCAACATGCACTCTGCCGCTGGTATGAGACCCCCGGGCCACAAACGACAGCGTAGCCGCTCTGTTCCAGGACCTGTTGACTTTGCCATGTTTCAAAACCAGCCCATGCCGTCCTTCTATATTCAGCCTCCTGGAGATATGGGCGCTCAGCACAACCCCAACATCTACGCTCCAGTGCCACAACAACCCAACGCTGCCCACAACTTGAGGATTGACACACAAGCAGGCTTTGGTTTGGACATGCGGCAATACCCCATGTCAGCAACAACTGCTTCGCCATCCGAGTTCCCTCCGAGCCCAGGCTACTTCACCCCCGGCCCTGAGGCTGGTGGTCCCCTCGCTCCGTCAAACTACAGCACCCCATATGGTCACGCGTTCCTATCGCCAATGGTCAGCGCTGAAGCCAACATGCCCACAGCCATCTCTCCCTTGCCCTTTAACGGCCCTTCCGAACCCTCAATTGTCGAGCACTCTCCtcccatggccatgatgggccGCCCAGGCTCTTCAGAAATGTACATGGGTCAAGACAGCTCATGTGCTGTGTCGGATGACGGTGTTAGCCTGAACGAGATGTACTCCAAGCACTCAATCAACATGCCAATGCACGAGTCAATGCACGAACAAATGCATGAACAAATGCACGAGCCTTCACCAGGAAGTTATGTACAGCATTCACAAGCGGATATCGACATGGACCAGCTGGTCCATTTCGATGCCGTCGATCCATCCAGTCTATCACCAGAGGCGATGCAGTCCATGCCTCGGTAG